A window from Parambassis ranga chromosome 13, fParRan2.1, whole genome shotgun sequence encodes these proteins:
- the hnf1ba gene encoding hepatocyte nuclear factor 1-beta-A isoform X2, protein MFSKMVSKLTSLQQELLSALLDSGVTKDVLIQALDDMDPSPPGFGVKLESLPMSPGQEGKMNGADADSKPVFHTLTNGHSKGKLSGDEGSEDGDDYDTPPILKELQSLNTEEAAEQRAEVERMLAEDPWRAARMIKGYMQQHNIPQREVVDLTGLNQSHLSQHLNKGTPMKTQKRAALYTWYVRKQQEILRQFNQAAHSSGSSLTDKGNQDPAFFFPEFNTSSQGMGQPSDDVSSEPSCKKMRRNRFKWGPASQQILYQAYERQKNPSKEEREALVEECNRAECLQRGVSPSKAQGLGSNLVTEVRVYNWFANRRKEEAFRQKLAMDAISAPTHGINPLLTHSSPHHPQSSASPPMRYSQGPSEVTSSSSISHHSSNAMATSQSVLQQVSPAGLDHSHSLMSPDAKMISGSGGGLPPVSTLTNIHSSHHSHQQTQNLIMPLSGVMAIAQSLNTSQSQTVPVINSVAGSLAALQPVQFSQQLHSPHQQSLMQQSPSHMSQQPFMAAVTHSHMYSHKQEPPQYSHPSRFPSAMVVTDANSISTLSSMSSSKTDAPVNKMMQLGGLSWCPLQAW, encoded by the exons atgttctcTAAAATGGTATCGAAGCTGACATCCCTGCAGCAGGAGCTCCTCAGCGCCCTGCTGGACTCAGGAGTTACTAAAGATGTTCTGATCCAGGCCCTCGACGACATGGATCCGAGCCCGCCGGGCTTTGGAGTTAAACTGGAGAGCCTGCCCATGTCGCCCGGACAAGAAGGCAAGATGAACGGGGCCGACGCAGACTCCAAGCCCGTCTTCCACACGCTCACAAACGGCCACAGTAAGGGCAAGCTGTCCGGGGACGAGGGCTCTGAGGACGGGGACGACTACGACACGCCGCCGATACTGAAGGAGCTCCAGTCCCTCAACACGGAGGAGGCCGCGGAGCAGAGGGCGGAGGTGGAGCGCATGTTGGC AGAGGATCCATGGCGTGCTGCCCGCATGATCAAAGGTTAcatgcagcagcacaacatCCCCCAACGGGAGGTGGTGGACCTCACAGGACTGAACCAGTCTCACCTCTCCCAGCACCTCAACAAAGGCACGCCCATGAAAACGCAGAAACGAGCGGCCCTGTACACCTGGTATgtcaggaagcagcaggaaaTTCTCCGAC AGTTCAACCAGGCAGCGCACAGTTCTGGCAGCAGTTTGACAGACAAAGGCAATCAGGATCCggccttttttttcccagagttTAACACGTCCAGTCAGGGCATGGGTCAGCCCAGCGACGATGTCAGCAGCGAACCCTCCTGTAAGAAAATGAGGCGCAATCGCTTCAAATGGGGGCCTGCATCCCAGCAGATCCTGTACCAGGCTTATGAGCGCCAGAAGAATCCCAgcaaggaagagagagaggctctGGTAGAGGAGTGCAACAG GGCTGAGTGTCTTCAGCGAGGCGTCTCCCCCTCCAAAGCTCAGGGCCTCGGATCTAACCTTGTCACCGAAGTGCGAGTATACAACTGGTTTGCCAACCGGCGCAAGGAGGAAGCCTTTAGGCAGAAGCTGGCCATGGACGCCATCTCCGCACCGACCCATGGCATCAACCCTCTGCTGACACACAGCTCGCCACATCATCCCCAGAGCAGCGCTTCACCTCCCA TGCGTTACAGCCAAGGCCCCAGTGaggtcacctcctcctcctccattagTCACCACAGCAGTAACGCCATGGCGACCAGCCAGTCGGTGCTCCAGCAGGTGTCTCCGGCAGGACTGGACCACAGCCACAGTCTGATGTCACCTGACGCCAAAATG ATATCAGGTTCAGGTGGAGGACTTCCTCCAGTCAGCACACTGACAAACATCCACAGTTCCCATCACAGCCATCAGCAGACACAGAACCTTATTATGCCTCTGTCTGGAGTCATGGCCATCGCACAGA GTTTAAACACATCACAGTCTCAGACGGTGCCAGTGATCAACAGTGTGGCGGGCAGCCTTGCAGCGCTACAGCCGGTGCAGTTCtcccagcagcttcacagccctCACCAACAGAGCCTGATGCAGCAGTCTCCCAGCCACATGAGCCAGCAGCCGTTCATGgctgcagtcacacactcacaca tgtaTTCTCACAAACAGGAGCCCCCACAATATTCCCATCCATCACGTTTCCCTTCAGCCATGGTGGTCACAGACGCCAACAGCATCAGCACCCTCAGCTCCATGTCTTCGAGCAAGACG GATGCTCCTGTAAACAAGATGATGCAACTTGGGGGTCTCTCCTGG tgtcctcttCAAGCCTGGTGA
- the hnf1ba gene encoding hepatocyte nuclear factor 1-beta-A isoform X1 produces MFSKMVSKLTSLQQELLSALLDSGVTKDVLIQALDDMDPSPPGFGVKLESLPMSPGQEGKMNGADADSKPVFHTLTNGHSKGKLSGDEGSEDGDDYDTPPILKELQSLNTEEAAEQRAEVERMLAEDPWRAARMIKGYMQQHNIPQREVVDLTGLNQSHLSQHLNKGTPMKTQKRAALYTWYVRKQQEILRQFNQAAHSSGSSLTDKGNQDPAFFFPEFNTSSQGMGQPSDDVSSEPSCKKMRRNRFKWGPASQQILYQAYERQKNPSKEEREALVEECNRAECLQRGVSPSKAQGLGSNLVTEVRVYNWFANRRKEEAFRQKLAMDAISAPTHGINPLLTHSSPHHPQSSASPPSKMPVRYSQGPSEVTSSSSISHHSSNAMATSQSVLQQVSPAGLDHSHSLMSPDAKMISGSGGGLPPVSTLTNIHSSHHSHQQTQNLIMPLSGVMAIAQSLNTSQSQTVPVINSVAGSLAALQPVQFSQQLHSPHQQSLMQQSPSHMSQQPFMAAVTHSHMYSHKQEPPQYSHPSRFPSAMVVTDANSISTLSSMSSSKTDAPVNKMMQLGGLSWCPLQAW; encoded by the exons atgttctcTAAAATGGTATCGAAGCTGACATCCCTGCAGCAGGAGCTCCTCAGCGCCCTGCTGGACTCAGGAGTTACTAAAGATGTTCTGATCCAGGCCCTCGACGACATGGATCCGAGCCCGCCGGGCTTTGGAGTTAAACTGGAGAGCCTGCCCATGTCGCCCGGACAAGAAGGCAAGATGAACGGGGCCGACGCAGACTCCAAGCCCGTCTTCCACACGCTCACAAACGGCCACAGTAAGGGCAAGCTGTCCGGGGACGAGGGCTCTGAGGACGGGGACGACTACGACACGCCGCCGATACTGAAGGAGCTCCAGTCCCTCAACACGGAGGAGGCCGCGGAGCAGAGGGCGGAGGTGGAGCGCATGTTGGC AGAGGATCCATGGCGTGCTGCCCGCATGATCAAAGGTTAcatgcagcagcacaacatCCCCCAACGGGAGGTGGTGGACCTCACAGGACTGAACCAGTCTCACCTCTCCCAGCACCTCAACAAAGGCACGCCCATGAAAACGCAGAAACGAGCGGCCCTGTACACCTGGTATgtcaggaagcagcaggaaaTTCTCCGAC AGTTCAACCAGGCAGCGCACAGTTCTGGCAGCAGTTTGACAGACAAAGGCAATCAGGATCCggccttttttttcccagagttTAACACGTCCAGTCAGGGCATGGGTCAGCCCAGCGACGATGTCAGCAGCGAACCCTCCTGTAAGAAAATGAGGCGCAATCGCTTCAAATGGGGGCCTGCATCCCAGCAGATCCTGTACCAGGCTTATGAGCGCCAGAAGAATCCCAgcaaggaagagagagaggctctGGTAGAGGAGTGCAACAG GGCTGAGTGTCTTCAGCGAGGCGTCTCCCCCTCCAAAGCTCAGGGCCTCGGATCTAACCTTGTCACCGAAGTGCGAGTATACAACTGGTTTGCCAACCGGCGCAAGGAGGAAGCCTTTAGGCAGAAGCTGGCCATGGACGCCATCTCCGCACCGACCCATGGCATCAACCCTCTGCTGACACACAGCTCGCCACATCATCCCCAGAGCAGCGCTTCACCTCCCAGTAAGATGCCAG TGCGTTACAGCCAAGGCCCCAGTGaggtcacctcctcctcctccattagTCACCACAGCAGTAACGCCATGGCGACCAGCCAGTCGGTGCTCCAGCAGGTGTCTCCGGCAGGACTGGACCACAGCCACAGTCTGATGTCACCTGACGCCAAAATG ATATCAGGTTCAGGTGGAGGACTTCCTCCAGTCAGCACACTGACAAACATCCACAGTTCCCATCACAGCCATCAGCAGACACAGAACCTTATTATGCCTCTGTCTGGAGTCATGGCCATCGCACAGA GTTTAAACACATCACAGTCTCAGACGGTGCCAGTGATCAACAGTGTGGCGGGCAGCCTTGCAGCGCTACAGCCGGTGCAGTTCtcccagcagcttcacagccctCACCAACAGAGCCTGATGCAGCAGTCTCCCAGCCACATGAGCCAGCAGCCGTTCATGgctgcagtcacacactcacaca tgtaTTCTCACAAACAGGAGCCCCCACAATATTCCCATCCATCACGTTTCCCTTCAGCCATGGTGGTCACAGACGCCAACAGCATCAGCACCCTCAGCTCCATGTCTTCGAGCAAGACG GATGCTCCTGTAAACAAGATGATGCAACTTGGGGGTCTCTCCTGG tgtcctcttCAAGCCTGGTGA